The nucleotide sequence GCGCCGAACCGTCGATCACCCGATCACCGATCCGGATCACCGCGCCCCCGATCAACGCCGGGTCCGTCTTGCAATCGAGCACGACGCTGCGTTTGAACTTCGCCTTGAGCGCCTTGGTCACGCGCTTGCGCTGGGCGTCGGTCACGACGGAGGCGGAAATCAGCTCGGCGCGGAGAATGCTTTCGGCCTCCGCGCGAAACCGCTCGAACAAGGCGGCGATGCTGGGAAGCTGGTGCAAGCGGTGAAACTCGGCCAGCATCTTGAGGAACGTGACGAAGGTCTCCGGAATCGCTGCCGCCTCGCCGCCGCGAATATCGCGGCACAAGTCGGCCACCAGCGCGGCTTTCTGTTCGCCGCGCAGTTGGGGATTCCAGGGTCCTAGCAACCGTTGCATGGCCGGATCGGCGGCCACGGCGGCGGCGCTCTGCAACAGCTCGGACCAGAGCGGCAGCGCCTGGGCGGCCTGCGCATCCTCAAAAGCGGCGCGCGCGTAGGGCCGGGCGGCGGAGGTCGGTCGGACGACGGGTGTCGGGTCATCAGCCATGGGCGTGGTCCGTGTGGTTATAGCTGAGCGACCAGGTCATCCAGCATGGCGGCGTTGGCCGCTTCGTCGACTTCGCGCTTGAGCACCTTGCTGGCGCCGGCGACGGCGAGGCTGACGACTTGATTGCGAAGCTGTTCGCGGGCGCGATTGACTTCCTGCTCGATCTCGGCCTTGGCGGCGTGGAGCTGGCGGTCGCCCTCGACGCGGGCTTCCTGTTTCGATTGCTCGATGATTTCGTTGGCGCGCTTGTGGGCTTGGGCGACGATCTCGGCGGCTTGCTGCTTGGCTTCCTTCAGCATTTGCGCGGCCTTGACCTTGGCCAGCTCCTGCTCGCGCACGCCGCGCTCGGCCGAGGCCAAGCCGTCGGCGATCCGCTTCTGGCGCTCTTGCATGGCCTGGATGATCGGCGGCCATACATACTTCATGGTAAAGAGCACCAGCAGGCCGAACGTGATCATCTGCCCTATCAGAGTGGCATTGAAGTTCACGCGATTATCTCCTCGGGTACACGGATGAACGCGTCAAAGAGTCGGACGATCAATGCCCTAAGGCCGCGTTGACGGGACCGAGGAACGGGTTGGCGAAGGTGAAGAACAACGCCACGCCGACGCCGATCATGGTCACCGCGTCGAGCAAACCCGCAACGATGAACATTTTCACTTGCAACGCGGGAATCATTTCCGGCTGGCGGGCGGCGCCTTCCAGGAACTTGCCACCCAACAGGGCGAAACCGATGGCGGTACCCAGCGCGCCCAGGCCGATGATCAAAGCCACGGCGATAACGGTCATACCCTGCACGTTGGCAATCAGGCTTGCAGCTTCCATTAGTGTCTCCCGTCTAGAGATTGTGGTGTGGATGAAAAAAACCGATTAACGCGGACCCGCCGCGACTGTCGTTCGGACCGCTCCAGCTATTGGCGACACTCAATGATCCTCGTGGGCCATGCTGAGATAGACGATGGTCAGCACCATGAAGATAAAAGCTTGCAAGGTGATGATCAGAATGTGGAACACCGCCCACGGCCAGCCCAGCACGAACTGGATCCACCAGGGCAACAGCGCGATCAGAATGAAAATCAACTCACCGGCGTAGAGGTTTCCGAACAGACGCAAGCCGAGCGAGATGGGTTTGGCCAGATCCTCGACGATCCGCAGCAGCAGGTTGAAGGGCATGAACCAGATGCCGAAGGGATGGGTCAGGATTTCCATGGTGAAATGGGTCGGACCCTTGACCTTGAAACTGTAGTAATACAGCAGCAGCAGCACCGAAATCGACAGGCCGAAGGTCGAATTCAAATCGGTGGAGGGCACGGAGCGCAGATAGGGAACGCCGAACAGGGCGGCGATGGACGGCAATAGGTCAACCGGCAACAAATCCATGAAATTCCACAGAAACACCCAAACGAAAATGGTCAGGGCCAACGGCGCAATGACCGGGTTGCGGCCGTGGAAAGAATCCTTGACCTGGGTATCGACAAACTCGACCAGAATCTCGCACAAATTTTGCAAAGGTCCGGGCACATCGCTGGTGGCCGATTTCGCCGCCTTCATGAACAGCCACAGGAAAAAGCTGCCCAAGGCGATCGAGAAGAACAGCGTATCCAGGTGCAGGGACCAGAAGCCCTCACCAACCTTGAGGTTGGTCAAATGGTGAATGATGTATCCCGTTGCGGAATGACCGGATTCGCTCATAGCGTGCTCACCGAAGCGTCGAATGTGAAGGGTAAAGCCAGCCAGTAGGCCATCAGCGCGGCGCTGTACGCCAGCAGCAGCGGAAGGGGCGAGACATCGAGCCAGAACAGAGCGCCGCCGAACAAGAGCACCGTCAACAGCAGCTTGACCACTTCGCCCAAGTAGAAGGCGCGGGCGATTTTGGCGGCGGGCGCGCCGACGCGCACCGAAAAGACCTTACTGGCGAAATACAGGGTGACGAGCGTGCTGATGCCGCCGCCGATCAAGGCGGAGTAAGCCGTCTTGACGTTGCCGAAGGCAAAAGAACCAACCGCGATCAACAGCGTGAGGAGCAATTGAAGGGTGGTGATCTTTCGGGTGACCTGTTTTGCGCCCATGGCTCGCATTCGTTTTAATTGTGCAGGCACCGCATTGCGCCGGGCATGTTTTAAATTGTTATATTCTGTTTTGTTTATTTGATTTTCTCACCCTGCCAAAGCCCGATCTTTTGCCTAAAATCCGGTTTCCCTGGTCCTTTCGGCTCCCGCAGAGTGCCACGGATTATAGGGAATTTAGCGCGGCGGGGTCAACGAAAATCACCGTGTCACTTCACCCGTGCAATAATGCCGTCCAGCTCATCTAGGCTGTTGTAGTGAATAACCACTTGACCTTTGCCGGTGGTATCGTGTCGCAATTGGACTCGCGCGCCCAGCCGTTCCGATAGATCGTCTTGTAAGGTACGAATATTAGGATCGAACGCTTTGGCGCGCGCGGGCGTAGCCGCCGTTTGCTGTTGCAGGCGGCGCGCCAGTTCCTCGGTTTCCCGCGCCGACAAGCCTCTTAGCAACACCTGGCGGGCGGCTTCCTGCTGCAAGGCGGACGGCAGCGGCAGCAGGGCGCGGGCATGGCCCATATCGAGCTTGCGCTCGCGCACCCACTGGCGGACTTCCTCGCTCAGCTCCAGCAAGCGCAGCAGGTTGCTCACCGCCGTTCGCGACCGGCCCACCGCTTCGGCCGCCTGCTGGTGGGTCAGCTCGAATTCATCGATCAGCCGTTGGAGCGCGGTCGCTTCCTCCAGGGGATTGAGGTCTTCGCGCTGGATGTTCTCGATCAGCGCCATGGCGATGGCGGCCCGATCCGTGACCTCGCGCACGACCGCCGGCACTTCGCGCAATCCAGCCAGTTGCGCGGCCCGCCAGCGCCGCTCCCCGGCGATCAGCTCGTAGCGCTCTCCAGCGAGCGGCCGCACCACGACCGGCTGCACCACGCCCTGCGCTCGGATCGATTCCGCCAGCTCCCGCAAGCGGTCTTCGCGTAAATCCTGCCGGGGCTGGTAGCGCCCCCTGACGATGCATTCGAGCGGCAGGGAACGCAGGGTCTCCGCAAACGTCGGCTCCGATGCTGATTCATTCCGACCGGCCGCCGCGGCCCCCGCGCCCAGCAAGGCATCCAGGCCACGACCGAGGCCGCCTTTTTTTCTGATCATGTCCCCGCCTCGTTCCCCGCCGTCTTTTTCGCCGCCGGACGTCGCAATCGTTTACGCACTTCCTTCGCCAGTTCCCGATAGCTTTGCGCGCCGCGCGAGCCGTCATCGTAATGAATGATCGGCAGTCCGTAACTGGGGGCTTCCGCCAGCCGCACGTTGCGCGGAATCAACGTTTCGAACACCGCCTTGCCGAAATGCGCCTGCAACTGAGCCGACACTTCATTGGCCAGCCGGTTGCGGGGGTCGAACATGGTCCGCAGCACACCCTCGACGCGCAAGTCCGGATTGGTGGATTTGCGCACCTTATCGATGGTGTCGAGCAACGCCGACAAGCCTTCCAGCGCGTAATACTCGCACTGGACGGGAATGAGCACCGCTTGGGCGGCGGTGAGCGCGTTGACCGTCAGCATGTTCAGCGACGGCGGGCAGTCGATCATGATGAGGTCGAAATTCCATTCCACCGGCGCGAGCGCGGCGCGCAAGCGGCCCGGCGCGTTTTCCGTTTTCAGCAAGTTGATCTCGGCGGCGGTCAGATCGCCGTTGGCCGGCAGCAACTGCATTTGCGCCTTCTCGACCCATTGCAGCGCTTGGGTCAAGGTCGCCTCGCCCAACAGCACATCGTAGCTGGTGGCGGTGACGGCGTGTTTGTCCACGCCGCAGCCCATGGTGGCGTTGCCCTGAGGGTCGAGATCGATCAGCAGCACGTTCTGCCGCAGCGCCGACAAACAGGCGGCCAGATTGACGGCGGTCGTGGTCTTGCCGACCCCGCCTTTCTGATTGGCGATCGCGATGATGGTAGCCATGATCTCAACCTCAGGAAGCGGGCGCGGGGGCCAAATGGACCAGATGGCGTTCGGCGTCCAGGCTCGGAACCCGCAGCGGGTAAACGTCCACCACGACATAACCGGCGGGCAAACGCGCCAGCTCATCGTCGGGAAACACGCCTTTCATCGCCAGCAAGCGGCCGGTGGGAGCACACAAGCGGCCGGCGTCCGCGACCATGTCGGCCAAGGTCGCAAACGCTCGCGATACCACGGTATCAAACAGGCTCTCCGGCCGATAATCCTCGACCCGGCCGCGCACCACGCGGGCATTGTGCAGTTGCAGTTCGCCAGCGACTTGGGTCAGGAACCGAGTCCGCTTGCCGTTGCTGTCCAGCAGGTAAAATTGGCAGTCCGGTCGGACGACGGCCAGCGGAATCCCCGGCAGGCCGGCGCCGCTGCCCACATCCAGCACGCGCGGACCCTCCAGCCAGGGCAGAATCGACAGGCTGTCCAACACATGCCGGACCACCATCGCCTCGGGGTCGCGCACGGCCGTCAGATTATAGGCCCGATTCCAGCGCTCAAGCAGGGTCAAATAAGCGCTCAGGCGCACGCTGGCGCCCTCCGGTAACCGGATAGCCAGCGCCTCGCAACCCTCGATAATGGCCTGTTCGATACTCATCAAACGCCGTCATTCGCCCCGCATAGCCCGTCCGAACGAAAGGATGCATTGTAACATGCCGCCGGACGTTGACAGGAGCCGATCGCCGACGGATAACATGGGGACCGCCCGCCGGCGGTGAATAACAGAGTCCGGAGCGCCCGCCAGCACCAACCCGTCGGGACCGGCGGGCTGAAACCAAGAGCGCTCTTGCGAGTCTGATTGAGCACATACCAACAGCGTGTAACGGACAGCCGGCGCTGTCCTGTCCGCCATCGCCATCGCCATCGCCAAGGAGGAGACCGCCGTGACCGTCGAACGTCATCCGCCGCATTACACCTTGGGTGAGGAAATCGCCAACAGCGTGATTCACGGTGTGGGCATCGTGCTGGGCATCGCCGGACTCGGGGTGTTGACCGCCTTCGCCAGCCTGCACGGCGACGCCTGGCACATCGTCGGCTGCAGCATCTTCGGCGCGGCCTTGATCCTGCTCTACACCACCTCGACGCTGTATCACAGTATTCCGCTACCGCGCGTCAAAACGGTATTGCGCACGCTCGATCATTCCGCGATTTTCCTCCTGATCGCCGGTACTTATACCCCGTTCCTGCTGGTGAACTTGCGCGGTCCCTGGGGTTGGTCGCTGTTCGCGGTCATTTGGGGGCTGGCGCTGTTGGGAATCGGGCTGCGCGTCGCGCGCGGCCGCCGTTCGACGCTGCTGTCGCTCGGGCTGTACATCGGCATGGGCTGGACGGTCCTAGTCGCCAGCAAGCCGCTGCTCAACAGCGTCGCGCCGGGTGGGCTGCTGCTGTTGCTGTCCGGCGGACTGGCTTACACGCTCGGCGTTGTTTTCTATGTCTGGAAGCGGTTGCCCTACCATCACGCCATCTGGCACGGCTTCGTGCTGGCGGGTAGCATCTTGCATTTCTTTGCGATTTTGTTTTACGTCATCCCGCTGGCCGCGCCGGATTACAGCGCTCAAGCGGGTTAATCAAGCCAACGGATTCCGACGTGCCGCCGTGCCCGACTCACCCCTTGCCGAACTCCCCTACGCCTGCGGCCGACCGTGCTTGCAGGGCCGGTTGCGCGTCACGCCGGATGATTTTCAGGTCCGCGAGGAACTGAGTTTCGCGCTGGAGGGCGCCGGCGAGCATGTCTGGCTTTGGGTGCGCAAGCGCGACGCCAATACCGATTGGGTGGCGCGGCGCTTGGCGGAACGGGCGGGCGTGCCGGCCGGAGCGGTCGGCTACGCCGGACTCAAAGACCGGCGCGCCGTGACCGAACAGTGGTTTTCAGTCCCGTTGCCCGGCCGGGCTGAGCCGGATTGGACAGGCGACCCGGCTGCCGAATTCACGGTACTGAAAGCGGTGCGTCATTCGCGCAAGTTGCGGCGCGGCGCGCTGGCCGGCAACGTCTTTCGCATCGTCGCGCGCGACCTCGAAGGCGATCCCGCCAAACTGACCGAACGCTTGGCGCTCATCGCCGCGAACGGCGCGCCCAATTACTTCGGCGAGCAACGTTTCGGCCGCGAGGGCGGCAACCTGGAACGGGCCGCGGCCATGCTGCGCGGCGAGGAAACGGTGCGGGACCGGCACCGGCGCGGCCTGTATCTGTCCGCCGCCCGCTCGGTGTTGTTCAATGCGGTGCTGGCGCGACGGGTCGGCGATCGCACCTGGAATCAACCGCTGCCGGGCGAGGTGCTGATGCTGGCCGGCAGCCATAGCATTTTCACCGTCGCCGAACCGGATGAAACGATCCGCCGGCGAGTGGCGGAATTCGACCTGCACCCGACCGGGCCGCTGTGGGGCGCCGGCGAGCTGCTATCCAGCGGCCCGGCGCGGGAACTGGAAGAAGCGATTGCGGCGACCTTGCCGGTGTTTCGCGCCGGACTGGCGGCGGAAGGCTTGCGACAGGAACGCCGCGCCTTGCGGCTGATGGTGCGCGACCTGGCGGTGGCGTTACCGACCCCCGGCACCGCCATCTTCAGTTTTGGCTTGCCGGCTGGCGCCTATGCGACAACGGTGTTGCGCGAGCTGATTCAGCCGCTGGACTGAACCGATGGAGGAGCCATCGTCGTCCGTCCCGCCGAACGCTCCGTCGTTCCGTGCCCGACTGCGGCCGCTCGCGATCAGCACCCTGTTCGATAGCGTAACCGCGCTGCTGCTGGTCGCGGGACTGGCGGCCGTTATCAGCCGGCAATTCCACCTGTCTCCGGCTTATGTCGGCCGATCCGTGACGGTCTTTGTGGGCCTGTTGCTCGCACTGCTGCCGTTCCTGCCCCAGCATTTGCCCTTGCAGCGGTTTGGCGCGGCCAATCGAGTCACGCTGGCGCGGGCCGGCATCGCCGCGCTGGCGGCCGGCCTGATCGGTCCTTTTGAGCCGACCCCCGCCTTGAGCTGGTCCATCGCCGCCCTGGCCGGTTTGGCCTTGCTGCTCGACGGCGCGGACGGCTGGCTGGCCCGACACCACGGGTCGACAAGCCGGTTCGGCGCTCGCTTCGACATGGAAGTGGACGCCTTCCTGATTCTGGTACTGGCCGTGTTGGTGTATCACTCCGCTAAAGCCGGCGGGTGGGTGCTGCTATCGGGCGGGATGCGCTATGGCTTCGTCGCGCTCGGTCAGGTTTTGCCTTGGTTGAAACAGCCGCTGCCGCCGCGCAAGCGCCGCCAAACCATCTGCGTGATTCAAAGCGTGGCGCTGGTCCTCTGTCTGACCCCGATCTTGGTCCCGCCCTGGACTAACCTGCTGGCCGCTGGCGCCCTCGGCTTGCTGGCGACATCCTTTGCCTTGGATGCCGTCTGGCTGGCCCGCCGGCACTCGCGGTGGCGCTGATCATCGACTCATCAGAATTGGAGATCCGCCGCCGGTCAGCGCCGGCGCTGGAGTTGGCCAGTCGCCATCCAGGGTTTTCAACAACAACGGCCCCAGGGTTTCGATGCCGCCCAGAACGGTCGCGCTCGGCCGCAGCCCCGGTTCGAACCCCGCCGCCAGAAACGCCGCAATCATCCCAGCGTTTCGCGAGAACAGATGAACCGGCACTTGCCAGGGAATATCGCGGCCGCCCACCACCGCCGGCGGCTGGTGGTCGCCGAGCACCAACAGCACAGCGTCTTTCGGCGCGTGCTGGCGCAGATAGCCGCCCACCACCGCCAGGTTATAGCGAACGCTCTCGATGTAGGCAGTGGCCAGTTCGCCGCCATCCAGCCGGTCGTTCAAGGTCGTTGCCGCCGGAACCGTATCGGCAGTGCCGCCGGCCTCGACCTCAGCCCACTTCGGCCGGTAAGGCGGCAGCGGCGCGAAGGGAATATGGCTGTTGATGGTCGGAAAAAATATCAATAGCGGTGGCCGGCCCGCCGGTACCACCTCCGTTTGGTGGACCCGATACAGGCTGTATTGATCGGGTATGGCCCACCAACCATAAGCCGGCCCGGCATAGCGCAACCGTCCGGCGTCGTAGATCCGGTCGAAACGGTAAAACTCGCCCTCCGGCCACGGATATTTGAGGCCCGGCATGATCGCGACGCTGCGATAACCGGCGGCGGCGAAACGGCCGACGAGCGTGTCGCGATCCGAGGCCAGCAAGTCGCGATAATCGCCCGGATCGGCGACGCGCGCCCCGGACAACAAACTGGAATGCGCCAGCCAGGACAGGCCACCGAAGGTGCTAGACTCGACCCGCGCCGAAGCACTGTTCCAGCCGGCGGCCGCCAGCGACCGCTCCAGCGCGGCGAACTCGCCCGCCAGCGGAACGGCGAAGCGGGGGTCGTCGAAAACCAGCGCGCCGTAGGACTCGAAGAACAAGACCCACAAATCTCCTCGCCCCAACCGCCGCAAATTCGATCCCGGCAACGGCGGCTGTGCGGCCAGCCAGCTCCGATCCCGAAACAGCGTCGCAACCAGCATCAGCCGCAACTGCTCGGCGACCATCCCGGAAACCGGCAGCGCGAACGCTCGTTCGGTCGGCAGGCGCACGCTCAATCGACCGGCGCCATACAGTACCAGCAAAACCAGGGCCAGCGCGGCCAACCAGCGTCGGCCGGCTGGACGCGCCATTCCCCCCAGAACGGCTGCTAGCGCCCAATGCAGAACCGCGAGCAACCCGACCAGGAGCGCCAGCAGCCCCACAGCCGCCAGCAGCAATTGCCAGCTGGCGACGTGGTCCGCAAACATGGCCGCCACCCGCAAAACATGCTGGCTGTCCCAGTATAGATTGAGAGATCGGCCCATCAGCGCCGGCGCGGTGACATCCAGATAGCGCCCCAGCACGAACGCGAGCAACCCGCCGACCCCGACCCGTCGCGACACCCGGCCCGGCGGTCCACGCCACCCCACGACCAGGCTAAGAACCAGCAGCAACCCCGCCAGCTCGATGGACAGTTCGGGAACCCAGCGCACCCCAACCGTCGGCCAGCGGTTTTGAAAGGTCAGCGCCGAGTTGAGGACGAACAATCCGAGGAGCAACTTGAAAGAAGTCAGCCGGCCGGAATCCGCCGCTGCGGCCGCCGCGCCGCCACCATCGCCTGTTTCCATGAAAATCGGATGTCTCGCAGGTTCGCTCGGTCAGGTGTTGGGCGCACGCGCTCGATCGTAGCGGATACGGTAAATCAGCCCGGCATGATCGTCGGACACCAACAGCGAGCCATCCGGCATGACCGAAAGGTAAGCCGGTCGGCCCCAAGCCCGCTCGCCGCTCAACCAACCCTCGGCAAAAGGCTCGTAACTGACGGCCCGACCGTCGCGCAACGTGACCAGCGACACCCGATAGCCGATTTTCGAACTGCGGTTCCAGGAACCATGTTCGGCGATGAAAAGCTGGCCGCGATAGCGTTTGGGAAATTGAGCGCCGGTGTAGAACGCCAGCCCCAGCGCCGCCACATGCGCTCCCAGTTTCTGTACGGGCGGCGTGTAATCCGCGCAATTTTTGCCTTTACCAAAATCGGGGTCGAGCAGATCGCCTCCGTGGCAGTAAGGGTAGCCGAAGTGAAGGCCGGGTCGGGGAGCCTGATTGAGTTCGTCCGGCGGCCGATCGTCGCCCAGCCAGTCGCGACCGTTGTCGGTAAACCAAAGGGTTCGATCTTGTGGGTTCCAGGTAAAGCCGACCGTATTGCGAATGCCGCGCGCCACGGTTTCCATGCCTGAGCCATCGGCGTTCAACCGCCGCAACTCCGCATAGCCCGGCTCGTCGCAGATATTGCAAGGCGCGCCGACTGCAACATACAGCTTGCCGTCCGGCCCAAAGGCGATATAGCGCCAGCCGTGCGCGCGATCTTTCGGTAAGGCAGCGGTGATCAGCACCGGCTCGGGCGGATCGTCGAGCCGGCTTTCGATGGCGTCGTAGCGCAAGATCCGATCCACGGCGGCGACGTACAGCGCCCCGTCGCGAAAGGCGATGCCGTTTGGCATGTTGAGGTGGCTGGCGATGGTCCGGCGGGTTTCGGCGCGACCGTCTCCGTCAGCGTCGCGCAACGCATAAACCTCGCCTTCATCCCGCGTGCTGACGAACAGCGTACCGCGCTCGCCGAGCAACATGACCCGCGCGTTCGGCACCCGATCGGCGAAAACGCTGATGGTGAACCCCGGCGGCAAGCGAATGCGTTCCAACGGGGGGTCGGCGAAACTTCGCTCGGTCAAAACTGACAGAATCACTAACGCGGACAGCAGCGCGCTTCGAGACATGGCGCAAAACCTCCCAACCCAGCGCTGGCGATCACCAGACCTAACTGGCGGACAATCGATGATTGGCGTACTATTTCGATAATAATAGGATTGGTTTTCGAATGCGCCGTTCACTCGAAAATCGCTATTTCACACGACGCCTTACCAACTCGCGATCCTGTGCTTGGGACATCAATCCGAACGCTTGACCCCGCTCCACCGAGATCCCCGCGCGGGGGTTTCCGTTTGAACCCAAACCCGACCCGGACCATGGGAGGCACATCAAGATGAGCAGGGTAGATGAGGATCTGGAGCTTCCGAACGAGGGGGAGGTTCCGAAAACCGAAGAGCGGCCCAGCGAGGAAATGCAGCGCTGCCTTGATGAGGTGGTGACGGTATTGCGTAAATACGAACTCGGGGTCACGCTCTGTCTGGCCAACGACCGGGAATCGGTGCTGATGTATCGCATCCCCGAATGGTGCGCCGTGGCGCTGAACGATGGCGCGCCGGAAGTCAACCTCGACAAGCTGTGGCAAACGGACGACCTGGAACAACTGCTGTCTCGCACTTACCGGCTGGCGAACGCGCTATGCCAAGTCAACGAGCGCTTGCACGCCGAGTCGGCGCGGCTTGAGGATTTCGTGAAAAATCTCGGGCAGCACTTGCTGGATCCCAACCGCAAAAGCCACTGAGCCACCGCCAGTGCCCCCGCGCGGGGGACGCCTACGCCGGC is from Candidatus Competibacteraceae bacterium and encodes:
- the rsmG gene encoding 16S rRNA (guanine(527)-N(7))-methyltransferase RsmG, translating into MSIEQAIIEGCEALAIRLPEGASVRLSAYLTLLERWNRAYNLTAVRDPEAMVVRHVLDSLSILPWLEGPRVLDVGSGAGLPGIPLAVVRPDCQFYLLDSNGKRTRFLTQVAGELQLHNARVVRGRVEDYRPESLFDTVVSRAFATLADMVADAGRLCAPTGRLLAMKGVFPDDELARLPAGYVVVDVYPLRVPSLDAERHLVHLAPAPAS
- a CDS encoding F0F1 ATP synthase subunit delta, encoding MADDPTPVVRPTSAARPYARAAFEDAQAAQALPLWSELLQSAAAVAADPAMQRLLGPWNPQLRGEQKAALVADLCRDIRGGEAAAIPETFVTFLKMLAEFHRLHQLPSIAALFERFRAEAESILRAELISASVVTDAQRKRVTKALKAKFKRSVVLDCKTDPALIGGAVIRIGDRVIDGSARGRLDKLATALSQ
- a CDS encoding CDP-alcohol phosphatidyltransferase family protein, which gives rise to MEEPSSSVPPNAPSFRARLRPLAISTLFDSVTALLLVAGLAAVISRQFHLSPAYVGRSVTVFVGLLLALLPFLPQHLPLQRFGAANRVTLARAGIAALAAGLIGPFEPTPALSWSIAALAGLALLLDGADGWLARHHGSTSRFGARFDMEVDAFLILVLAVLVYHSAKAGGWVLLSGGMRYGFVALGQVLPWLKQPLPPRKRRQTICVIQSVALVLCLTPILVPPWTNLLAAGALGLLATSFALDAVWLARRHSRWR
- a CDS encoding sorbosone dehydrogenase family protein; the encoded protein is MSRSALLSALVILSVLTERSFADPPLERIRLPPGFTISVFADRVPNARVMLLGERGTLFVSTRDEGEVYALRDADGDGRAETRRTIASHLNMPNGIAFRDGALYVAAVDRILRYDAIESRLDDPPEPVLITAALPKDRAHGWRYIAFGPDGKLYVAVGAPCNICDEPGYAELRRLNADGSGMETVARGIRNTVGFTWNPQDRTLWFTDNGRDWLGDDRPPDELNQAPRPGLHFGYPYCHGGDLLDPDFGKGKNCADYTPPVQKLGAHVAALGLAFYTGAQFPKRYRGQLFIAEHGSWNRSSKIGYRVSLVTLRDGRAVSYEPFAEGWLSGERAWGRPAYLSVMPDGSLLVSDDHAGLIYRIRYDRARAPNT
- a CDS encoding ATP synthase subunit I, with protein sequence MGAKQVTRKITTLQLLLTLLIAVGSFAFGNVKTAYSALIGGGISTLVTLYFASKVFSVRVGAPAAKIARAFYLGEVVKLLLTVLLFGGALFWLDVSPLPLLLAYSAALMAYWLALPFTFDASVSTL
- a CDS encoding ParA family protein → MATIIAIANQKGGVGKTTTAVNLAACLSALRQNVLLIDLDPQGNATMGCGVDKHAVTATSYDVLLGEATLTQALQWVEKAQMQLLPANGDLTAAEINLLKTENAPGRLRAALAPVEWNFDLIMIDCPPSLNMLTVNALTAAQAVLIPVQCEYYALEGLSALLDTIDKVRKSTNPDLRVEGVLRTMFDPRNRLANEVSAQLQAHFGKAVFETLIPRNVRLAEAPSYGLPIIHYDDGSRGAQSYRELAKEVRKRLRRPAAKKTAGNEAGT
- a CDS encoding F0F1 ATP synthase subunit B is translated as MNFNATLIGQMITFGLLVLFTMKYVWPPIIQAMQERQKRIADGLASAERGVREQELAKVKAAQMLKEAKQQAAEIVAQAHKRANEIIEQSKQEARVEGDRQLHAAKAEIEQEVNRAREQLRNQVVSLAVAGASKVLKREVDEAANAAMLDDLVAQL
- a CDS encoding ParB/RepB/Spo0J family partition protein, giving the protein MIRKKGGLGRGLDALLGAGAAAAGRNESASEPTFAETLRSLPLECIVRGRYQPRQDLREDRLRELAESIRAQGVVQPVVVRPLAGERYELIAGERRWRAAQLAGLREVPAVVREVTDRAAIAMALIENIQREDLNPLEEATALQRLIDEFELTHQQAAEAVGRSRTAVSNLLRLLELSEEVRQWVRERKLDMGHARALLPLPSALQQEAARQVLLRGLSARETEELARRLQQQTAATPARAKAFDPNIRTLQDDLSERLGARVQLRHDTTGKGQVVIHYNSLDELDGIIARVK
- the atpB gene encoding F0F1 ATP synthase subunit A, which encodes MSESGHSATGYIIHHLTNLKVGEGFWSLHLDTLFFSIALGSFFLWLFMKAAKSATSDVPGPLQNLCEILVEFVDTQVKDSFHGRNPVIAPLALTIFVWVFLWNFMDLLPVDLLPSIAALFGVPYLRSVPSTDLNSTFGLSISVLLLLYYYSFKVKGPTHFTMEILTHPFGIWFMPFNLLLRIVEDLAKPISLGLRLFGNLYAGELIFILIALLPWWIQFVLGWPWAVFHILIITLQAFIFMVLTIVYLSMAHEDH
- the atpE gene encoding F0F1 ATP synthase subunit C — translated: MEAASLIANVQGMTVIAVALIIGLGALGTAIGFALLGGKFLEGAARQPEMIPALQVKMFIVAGLLDAVTMIGVGVALFFTFANPFLGPVNAALGH
- a CDS encoding hemolysin III family protein, with the protein product MTVERHPPHYTLGEEIANSVIHGVGIVLGIAGLGVLTAFASLHGDAWHIVGCSIFGAALILLYTTSTLYHSIPLPRVKTVLRTLDHSAIFLLIAGTYTPFLLVNLRGPWGWSLFAVIWGLALLGIGLRVARGRRSTLLSLGLYIGMGWTVLVASKPLLNSVAPGGLLLLLSGGLAYTLGVVFYVWKRLPYHHAIWHGFVLAGSILHFFAILFYVIPLAAPDYSAQAG
- the truD gene encoding tRNA pseudouridine(13) synthase TruD is translated as MPDSPLAELPYACGRPCLQGRLRVTPDDFQVREELSFALEGAGEHVWLWVRKRDANTDWVARRLAERAGVPAGAVGYAGLKDRRAVTEQWFSVPLPGRAEPDWTGDPAAEFTVLKAVRHSRKLRRGALAGNVFRIVARDLEGDPAKLTERLALIAANGAPNYFGEQRFGREGGNLERAAAMLRGEETVRDRHRRGLYLSAARSVLFNAVLARRVGDRTWNQPLPGEVLMLAGSHSIFTVAEPDETIRRRVAEFDLHPTGPLWGAGELLSSGPARELEEAIAATLPVFRAGLAAEGLRQERRALRLMVRDLAVALPTPGTAIFSFGLPAGAYATTVLRELIQPLD